One segment of Microcoleus sp. FACHB-831 DNA contains the following:
- a CDS encoding arsenic transporter, with product MGILQSAYAAPLAIAIFIVTLILVIWQPRGLGIGFSAIAGAIFALATGVVSWQDIPQVWGIVWNATFTLVALIIISLILDAAGFFRWLAMHLARWGLGRGGLLFSLVVLLGAAVTALLTNDGTVLIWTPTVMEMLLALGFSKEATLAFVIASGFIADATSLPFPVSNLVNIITADYFKISFLRYSLVMVPCTLVAIATSLGVLWFYFGRYIPKTYNISGLQLTSDRIIKDPLVFRYSFVVLGLLLLGYFFAEPLGAPVSFIAGLGALFMLALAGRWFHRKTARVINLKQVLREAPWQVILFSLGMYLVVTGLRNVGLTNGLSDRLQYLSHWGITQVAIGTGFLATLLASVMNNLPAVLINAIAIQDTDVTSPHIREAMIYANAIACDLGAKITPIGSLATLLWMDVLARKGIRISWVQYIRTSIILTLPVLFVTLLSLAIWLPWLIA from the coding sequence ATGGGTATCTTGCAATCTGCCTATGCAGCACCTTTGGCGATCGCGATCTTCATCGTCACTCTCATCCTAGTTATCTGGCAACCGCGAGGACTGGGCATAGGATTTAGCGCGATCGCAGGAGCTATATTTGCTCTTGCTACTGGCGTTGTCAGTTGGCAAGATATTCCCCAGGTTTGGGGTATTGTTTGGAATGCCACTTTTACCCTAGTTGCTCTAATAATTATTTCCCTGATCCTGGATGCAGCCGGATTCTTTCGGTGGTTGGCAATGCACCTTGCAAGGTGGGGGCTAGGAAGAGGAGGGTTGTTGTTTTCACTTGTGGTGTTGTTGGGAGCAGCAGTAACGGCACTATTAACAAACGACGGCACGGTATTGATTTGGACGCCAACTGTAATGGAAATGCTGCTGGCGCTGGGCTTTAGCAAGGAAGCAACCTTGGCCTTTGTTATAGCAAGCGGCTTTATTGCCGACGCTACAAGCCTACCCTTTCCAGTTAGTAACCTGGTGAATATAATTACTGCTGACTATTTTAAAATTTCCTTTTTGCGCTATTCCTTGGTTATGGTTCCGTGTACCTTAGTAGCGATTGCAACCAGTTTGGGGGTTTTATGGTTCTACTTTGGTCGCTATATACCCAAGACTTATAATATTAGCGGTTTACAACTAACAAGCGATCGCATCATAAAAGATCCCCTCGTTTTCCGTTATAGTTTTGTTGTTTTAGGATTGCTGCTGCTTGGCTACTTCTTTGCTGAACCGCTAGGGGCTCCAGTTTCCTTCATTGCTGGTTTGGGAGCCTTATTCATGCTGGCGCTAGCTGGACGCTGGTTTCACCGAAAAACAGCTAGGGTAATTAACTTAAAGCAAGTTTTGCGGGAAGCGCCTTGGCAAGTAATTTTATTTAGCTTGGGTATGTATTTAGTTGTCACAGGACTCCGCAATGTTGGCTTAACCAACGGACTCAGCGATCGCTTACAATATCTTTCCCATTGGGGAATTACCCAAGTGGCAATTGGTACTGGGTTTTTGGCTACCTTGCTGGCTTCAGTGATGAACAATCTGCCCGCAGTGCTGATTAACGCTATAGCAATTCAAGACACTGATGTTACCAGTCCTCATATTAGAGAAGCAATGATCTACGCCAATGCGATCGCTTGCGATTTGGGAGCAAAAATAACTCCCATTGGTAGTTTAGCAACTCTGCTGTGGATGGACGTATTGGCGCGCAAAGGAATCCGCATCAGTTGGGTTCAATATATTCGCACCAGCATCATCCTCACCCTGCCAGTTTTGTTTGTAACGCTTCTGAGTTTAGCTATTTGGCTACCCTGGCTGATTGCGTGA
- a CDS encoding murein transglycosylase A: MKKIFAYITLSLPVALFILLWRMQPLGNGELSQSECPVKQKNIPIAAIPQPKKTPAQKQKATKRVPLLPTKGLQTVACCPLSTCLDVQIWERNGQPGDKKALLNAIARSLQYLQTGDAATVYKRYQVAGITRDRVLRSLKRFRELVLKSNSAAELQAAVNREFIFYQSVGHDAKGSVLFTAYYEPIYAASRVRTAEYRYPIYRLPPDLESWPQPHPTREQLEGKDGLQFSKTRLRGLELFWLRSRMDAFIAQIEGSARLELTDGSQTTVGYAGNTKYSYTSIGRELAEDGKLPLEGMTMPIILQYFNKHPLELNNYLPRNRSFVFFQDNKGKPAMGSINVPVTAERSIATDKSLMPPGALAFIRTSIPFVNNSGKIEHRIVSRYVLDQDTGGAIKGAGRVDYFLGTGKQAGDRAGVTVSTGNLYYLLLK; the protein is encoded by the coding sequence ATGAAAAAGATATTTGCTTACATCACCCTCAGCTTACCCGTCGCTCTTTTTATTCTGCTCTGGCGCATGCAACCTTTGGGGAATGGGGAACTCAGTCAGTCTGAATGTCCCGTGAAACAGAAGAATATACCAATAGCCGCCATTCCCCAACCTAAAAAGACACCCGCACAGAAACAAAAAGCGACCAAGCGCGTACCCCTCTTACCCACCAAAGGGTTGCAAACTGTGGCTTGTTGTCCGCTTAGCACTTGCCTAGATGTGCAGATATGGGAGCGAAACGGTCAACCAGGAGATAAAAAAGCACTGTTGAACGCGATCGCGCGAAGTCTGCAATACTTGCAAACTGGGGATGCTGCTACTGTTTACAAACGCTATCAAGTCGCTGGGATTACCCGCGATCGCGTCCTTCGCAGTCTCAAAAGATTTCGCGAACTGGTACTCAAGTCTAATTCAGCCGCAGAACTTCAAGCAGCCGTCAACCGCGAGTTTATCTTTTACCAGTCTGTGGGACACGACGCCAAAGGAAGCGTTTTGTTTACCGCCTACTACGAGCCGATTTATGCCGCCAGTCGCGTTCGTACCGCAGAATATCGCTATCCCATCTATCGGCTACCACCAGATTTGGAGTCTTGGCCTCAGCCCCATCCTACTAGGGAACAACTAGAAGGCAAGGATGGTTTGCAATTTTCCAAAACTCGGTTGCGGGGGTTGGAGTTGTTCTGGCTGCGATCGCGCATGGATGCATTCATAGCTCAAATCGAAGGTTCTGCCCGACTTGAGTTGACTGATGGTAGTCAGACTACTGTAGGCTATGCCGGAAATACAAAATACTCCTATACCAGCATAGGCCGAGAACTGGCAGAAGATGGCAAATTACCATTAGAGGGCATGACTATGCCAATTATTCTCCAGTATTTCAACAAGCATCCTCTTGAATTGAATAACTATCTACCGCGCAATCGCAGCTTTGTTTTCTTTCAGGACAACAAAGGTAAACCAGCGATGGGTAGCATCAACGTACCAGTGACAGCAGAACGCTCCATTGCAACAGATAAATCCCTAATGCCTCCTGGCGCTTTAGCCTTCATTCGCACCTCTATTCCTTTTGTTAATAACTCTGGAAAAATAGAGCATCGTATTGTTAGCCGCTACGTTCTTGACCAGGATACAGGTGGCGCGATTAAAGGAGCTGGTCGAGTAGATTATTTTTTAGGAACTGGCAAACAAGCGGGCGATCGCGCTGGCGTCACAGTCAGCACCGGAAACCTATATTATCTGTTGCTCAAGTAA
- a CDS encoding PipX family protein: protein MKVKTPYTAAIFQNMNSFQFAEEISHSRVDADESKENYLNHPTFGLLYSLCHLEDNQELFTTLYAKRIFFVATSSATKIKLEPINRNDARLLVESRLRHLSRISKSHEYDKLQFVYRQTF, encoded by the coding sequence ATGAAAGTAAAAACTCCCTACACTGCGGCTATATTTCAAAACATGAACTCCTTTCAATTCGCTGAGGAAATCAGCCATAGTCGCGTGGATGCTGACGAAAGTAAGGAGAATTACTTAAACCATCCTACATTTGGCCTGCTTTACAGCCTGTGTCACCTTGAAGATAACCAAGAGTTATTCACTACCCTGTACGCCAAGCGTATATTTTTTGTGGCTACAAGCAGTGCTACCAAAATCAAACTTGAACCAATTAATCGTAATGATGCTCGTCTTCTAGTGGAAAGCCGTCTCCGCCATCTCAGCCGCATCAGTAAATCCCACGAGTACGACAAGCTTCAATTTGTGTATAGGCAAACGTTTTAG